The Polyangia bacterium genome has a segment encoding these proteins:
- a CDS encoding mandelate racemase/muconate lactonizing enzyme family protein, protein MKITQVASFLMSFPLPQPLRLAFWNGERTILKRDAMLIRIRTDSGVIGFAPGPAHERADREIREVIAPFLLGRDPGAFASFGFSADGELMKTYRAVEIALLDVVARRDGVPLSQLCGGRVRDRIKLYGSAGMYMPPEGYAAEAAAVQAMGFPAYKMRPALGPDGDLETVEKMRQATGPGFGLMVDAHSWWRMGDKSYTPAMVGELAAAMGRHHLTWLEEPLPPENHDDYRRLRALGHVPIATGEHEPDEAGFMDLIDTVAADVVQMDVCCQGGFAMGARVVEAVRRQRRRFAFHSWGTTLEVLAAAHFGVCWPDHVVEWLEYPCYANSGRPGMYPFPLADEILTQPMDITNGVLTVPSGPGLGIDVDERVIERYPFLPGPWSFFRIDSPPETIAVTGDHSVKWIEAPKR, encoded by the coding sequence TTGAAGATCACGCAGGTCGCTTCGTTCCTGATGTCGTTTCCGCTGCCGCAACCGTTGCGGCTCGCGTTCTGGAATGGCGAGCGCACCATCCTGAAACGCGACGCCATGCTGATCCGCATCCGCACCGACAGCGGCGTCATCGGTTTTGCTCCCGGCCCGGCGCACGAGCGCGCCGACCGCGAGATCCGCGAGGTCATCGCGCCGTTCTTGCTGGGCCGCGATCCGGGCGCCTTTGCTTCGTTCGGTTTCAGCGCCGATGGCGAGCTGATGAAGACCTACCGGGCGGTAGAGATCGCGCTGCTAGACGTGGTGGCGCGGCGAGACGGCGTGCCGCTTTCGCAGCTGTGCGGCGGGCGGGTGCGCGACCGCATCAAGCTTTACGGCAGCGCCGGGATGTACATGCCGCCCGAAGGCTACGCCGCCGAGGCCGCCGCCGTGCAAGCGATGGGCTTCCCGGCGTACAAGATGCGGCCAGCCCTGGGTCCCGACGGCGATCTGGAGACCGTGGAGAAGATGCGGCAAGCGACCGGACCCGGGTTCGGTCTGATGGTCGACGCGCACTCGTGGTGGCGCATGGGCGACAAAAGCTATACGCCGGCGATGGTGGGGGAGCTCGCCGCGGCGATGGGTCGGCACCACCTCACTTGGCTGGAAGAGCCGCTGCCGCCCGAGAACCACGACGACTACCGGCGGCTGCGCGCCCTTGGCCACGTGCCGATCGCCACCGGGGAACACGAGCCTGACGAGGCCGGATTCATGGACCTCATCGACACCGTCGCCGCCGACGTCGTGCAGATGGACGTATGCTGCCAGGGCGGGTTCGCCATGGGCGCGCGGGTGGTCGAAGCGGTGCGCCGGCAGCGACGGCGATTCGCCTTTCACAGCTGGGGCACGACGCTGGAGGTGCTGGCCGCCGCTCACTTTGGCGTGTGCTGGCCCGACCACGTCGTCGAATGGCTGGAGTATCCCTGCTACGCCAACAGCGGCCGCCCCGGCATGTACCCGTTCCCGCTGGCCGACGAGATCCTGACCCAGCCCATGGACATCACGAACGGTGTCCTCACGGTGCCGTCGGGACCGGGGTTGGGCATCGACGTCGACGAGCGGGTGATCGAGCGCTACCCGTTTCTTCCCGGACCGTGGTCGTTCTTTCGCATCGATTCGCCGCCCGAGACCATCGCCGTCACCGGCGACCACAGCGTGAAATGGATCGAGGCGCCCAAGCGATGA
- a CDS encoding PP2C family protein-serine/threonine phosphatase yields the protein MHLPTWSRLRVASKQRALLGRGGDFFEVFQHRDDRVTTVMADVCGNGPGAAEHVSDIRWVLRQQLARAIAPGAVLSAVNEWLIDNKTSDRFVTAVCARIDLRAGRAEVASAGHLGPFVKRAGGGVESLATGAGLALGIFPGQTYQETSLDLFPEDALVLATDGITDRLASASDLLGERALLRRLAAAPHNIAHICDSLLGPDALAGEDATVVVLQVPPRHRRATPVPLLR from the coding sequence TTGCATTTGCCGACTTGGTCGCGCTTGCGGGTGGCCAGCAAGCAGCGGGCCTTGCTGGGCCGGGGTGGCGACTTCTTCGAGGTCTTCCAGCACCGCGACGATCGCGTGACCACCGTGATGGCCGATGTCTGTGGCAACGGCCCAGGCGCCGCCGAGCACGTCTCGGACATTCGCTGGGTCTTGCGCCAGCAGCTGGCCCGGGCGATCGCCCCGGGCGCCGTGCTGTCGGCGGTCAATGAATGGTTGATCGACAACAAGACCTCTGATCGTTTTGTGACGGCGGTTTGCGCGCGTATAGACCTGCGGGCCGGCCGCGCCGAGGTCGCCAGCGCCGGTCATCTGGGGCCATTCGTCAAGCGGGCCGGCGGCGGCGTGGAGAGCCTAGCCACCGGCGCGGGGCTGGCGCTGGGGATCTTCCCGGGGCAAACCTATCAAGAGACGTCGCTGGATCTTTTCCCCGAGGACGCTTTGGTGCTGGCCACTGACGGCATCACCGATCGCCTGGCCAGCGCCAGCGATCTTCTAGGTGAACGGGCGCTGTTACGCCGCCTGGCCGCCGCTCCCCACAACATCGCGCACATCTGCGACAGCTTGCTGGGGCCGGACGCCCTGGCCGGCGAGGACGCCACGGTGGTGGTGTTGCAGGTGCCGCCACGGCACCGACGGGCGACGCCGGTGCCGCTCCTGCGATAA
- a CDS encoding PilZ domain-containing protein, which produces MKPVDSFFFGLRGAFRPDDNVGAALLAALALLLIAALWWLVRRRRRRVRSVVDHLRRFIAHQNLTLDDVETLDALATIAGERPMEVGTRLESFERSSAIALQGHPPTMVVRDGDFFARLRRLRDRLGFADLPNHFPLLTTRELAVGATVDLEGASAAVTDVNEAFWAVDSPSNLPVGAGAELEAAVVRANDARYVFKCRLLATQPLLRGHILMLSHDEAPVRAQLREFVRINVSGTLRFRPPAPAGKQTAPVAPAFADVDGALVDVSLGGLAGHIATPLAAGTAGLASFAFADERYEGIDAVVLDCRPQATGSYLLRLTFRKLRAADEQRLAAAITAHTARPL; this is translated from the coding sequence ATGAAACCTGTCGATTCATTCTTTTTCGGGCTGCGCGGCGCTTTTCGTCCCGACGACAATGTTGGGGCGGCGCTGCTGGCGGCGTTGGCGCTGCTGCTGATCGCGGCGTTGTGGTGGTTGGTGCGGCGGCGCCGTCGGCGGGTGCGGTCTGTCGTCGACCACCTGCGCCGCTTCATCGCCCACCAAAACCTGACCCTGGACGACGTCGAGACGCTGGATGCGCTGGCCACCATTGCCGGCGAACGTCCGATGGAGGTAGGCACGCGGCTGGAAAGTTTTGAACGGTCGAGCGCGATCGCCTTGCAAGGCCATCCGCCGACGATGGTGGTGCGCGACGGCGATTTTTTCGCCCGGCTGCGCCGCTTGCGGGACCGGCTGGGCTTCGCGGATCTGCCCAATCATTTTCCGCTGCTGACCACCCGCGAGCTGGCGGTGGGCGCGACCGTCGATCTGGAAGGCGCGTCGGCCGCCGTCACCGACGTCAATGAAGCCTTCTGGGCGGTCGACTCGCCCAGCAACTTGCCGGTGGGTGCGGGCGCTGAGCTGGAGGCGGCGGTGGTGCGGGCCAATGACGCGCGGTACGTCTTCAAATGCCGGCTGCTGGCCACCCAGCCTTTGCTGCGCGGCCACATCCTGATGCTGTCGCACGACGAGGCGCCGGTGCGCGCCCAGTTGCGCGAGTTCGTACGCATCAACGTTTCAGGAACGCTGCGGTTTCGGCCGCCCGCGCCGGCCGGCAAGCAAACCGCGCCCGTCGCGCCCGCGTTTGCCGACGTCGACGGTGCGCTGGTCGACGTCAGCCTGGGCGGCCTGGCCGGGCACATCGCGACGCCGTTAGCGGCGGGCACCGCCGGCCTCGCCAGCTTCGCCTTCGCCGACGAGCGCTACGAGGGAATCGATGCCGTGGTGCTGGACTGTCGGCCGCAGGCTACTGGTTCCTATCTGCTGCGCCTGACGTTTCGCAAGCTGCGCGCCGCCGACGAGCAGCGACTGGCCGCCGCCATCACCGCCCACACCGCTCGTCCGCTTTAG
- a CDS encoding PIG-L family deacetylase — translation MDRGAQAMTATLNARCMTLALGAWWAVGAGAARAETPTPAAAPADDRYQFTDGASETQHLTLAATATGARATWPAPATKDWDTALVGVTVSAAAEKGEAWIDVTAGAARVRQHLDAGARGLRWLNVSPLRPALAGGAPIEFAAHGTALRPATVVVRLFANHVPRGRPLLVLAPHPDDAEIAAFGFYAGQPATIVTVTAGNAGDANYRDDFPDDAEQYAFKGYLRAVDSVTVPWQGGIPPQRCFNLGYFDARLQDMHDKPDAVVAEMYGPNQDVARYRRVNLSHLLPNSARTATWAHLVEDLATILRKVRPAVIVMPHPILDEHPDHDFVTVAAAQALERWKQPVMILLYSNHSAGNRQPYGPAETDVSLPPWSSRALNVQRVYSHPVDKELRRRKLYALESMHDLRLSPSEQSCGPGPRRPDYPRTPDVDYFRRGPRPEEMFFVYDRAGLKTTVSDFLAHPPAP, via the coding sequence ATGGATCGAGGCGCCCAAGCGATGACGGCGACGCTGAACGCACGATGCATGACGCTGGCGCTGGGCGCGTGGTGGGCGGTCGGCGCCGGCGCGGCGCGCGCTGAAACACCGACGCCCGCGGCGGCGCCAGCGGACGATCGCTACCAGTTCACCGACGGCGCCAGCGAGACCCAGCACCTGACTCTGGCGGCGACGGCGACCGGCGCGCGCGCGACCTGGCCGGCGCCGGCGACGAAAGACTGGGACACGGCGCTGGTTGGCGTGACGGTGAGCGCGGCCGCCGAGAAGGGCGAGGCCTGGATCGACGTGACGGCGGGCGCGGCGCGCGTGCGCCAGCACCTGGACGCCGGCGCGCGCGGGCTGCGCTGGTTGAACGTCAGCCCGCTGCGCCCGGCGCTGGCCGGCGGCGCGCCGATCGAATTTGCCGCCCACGGAACCGCGCTGCGTCCAGCAACGGTGGTCGTGCGCCTGTTCGCCAACCACGTGCCGCGCGGGCGGCCGCTGCTGGTGCTGGCGCCCCACCCCGACGACGCCGAGATCGCCGCCTTTGGTTTTTACGCCGGCCAGCCGGCCACCATCGTCACCGTCACCGCCGGCAACGCCGGCGACGCCAACTACCGCGACGATTTTCCCGACGACGCCGAACAGTATGCCTTCAAAGGGTACCTGCGCGCCGTCGACAGCGTCACCGTGCCCTGGCAAGGCGGCATCCCGCCGCAGCGTTGTTTCAACCTGGGTTACTTCGACGCCCGCCTACAAGACATGCACGACAAGCCGGACGCGGTGGTGGCCGAAATGTACGGCCCCAATCAAGACGTCGCCCGTTATCGGCGTGTCAACCTGTCGCATCTTTTGCCGAACAGTGCGCGCACGGCGACCTGGGCGCATCTGGTGGAGGATCTGGCGACCATCCTGCGCAAGGTGCGGCCGGCGGTTATCGTCATGCCGCACCCGATCCTGGACGAGCACCCCGATCATGATTTCGTCACCGTCGCCGCCGCGCAGGCGCTGGAGCGATGGAAGCAGCCGGTGATGATCCTGCTTTACAGCAACCATTCGGCCGGCAACCGGCAACCGTACGGCCCGGCCGAGACCGACGTATCGTTGCCGCCGTGGTCATCGCGCGCGCTCAATGTGCAGCGCGTGTACTCGCACCCGGTCGACAAAGAGCTGCGGCGCCGCAAGCTGTACGCGCTGGAGAGCATGCACGACCTGCGGCTGTCTCCGTCGGAACAATCCTGCGGCCCCGGCCCGCGGCGGCCCGACTATCCGCGCACCCCGGACGTCGACTACTTCAGGCGCGGGCCGCGTCCGGAAGAAATGTTCTTCGTCTACGACCGCGCCGGCCTGAAGACCACCGTCAGCGATTTTCTCGCTCACCCGCCCGCGCCCTAA